AAGTCATTGCATGTAGGCATAGGTCCGGTGAACCCCGCCAATATCAGGTACTATCTGTGGGACTGGGGAGACGGGACTGTATTGGAACTGGCAGGTACCGACATCGATCCGGCAAAAGGACTCTCGCATACCTACCAACGCTCCGGCACCTATGTTATTCAACTGACGCTTGGTGACTCCAACAGGTGCAAACGAATTGCTCCTCCTGTAACAATAACCGTACACGGCGCGATGACCAACTTTACGGTCACCGGTCAGCCGTGCAAAAACAACCTGCTTACTTTTGCGGACCAGTCCACTATAGATGCCGGGAACAGCATTGTCAACTGGACATGGAACTTTGGAGATGGCAGTCCGGATGAAAGCAGCACCACACAGCCTTTACAAACAACACACCGGTACACGGATTTTAATGCTTATGTAGTAACGTTAACGGCCACCGATCAATATGGCTGCCAGACAAAGACACAACAAACGGTAAACATCTCAGTTATTAAAGCCGACTTCACCGTTCAGTCAGGCGTAGCCTGCAAAAACAGTCCCATTACCTTTACCAGCACATCAACCGGTGATATTGTAGATTACGCATGGGATTTCGGTGACAATACCACCGGCACAGGTGCCAATCCCGTTAAAACCTACAGCGCCCCCGGCACCTATAATGTTTCACTAAAAGTCACATCCCGCATAGGTTGCACAGACCAGATCAGTAAGCCCGATATATTACAGGTACCCAACCCGGTAGCGGATTTCACCTTTCCGTCTATCCAGGAACTCTGTCCGCCGGTAAAAGTGCAGTTTACCAATACATCCAGCGGCTTTACCAGGTCAGCCTGGGATTTCGGCGACAACAGCACATCCACTCAAAACGATCCTGGCGCGCACATCTATGTCAAACCCGGGACCTACAATGTCACGCTCACCGTTTATGCAGATGGTAATTGTTCCGCTGTCAAAACGGCGCCGGTGACTGTGGAAGGCCCGCAGGGATCGTTTATCGCCACTCCTGTTACTGGCTGCGTCCCGCTGCCGGTAACGATGACTGCCACCGCCAATAAAACCGTTACCTACCAATGGGATTTCGACGACGGAATTGTGGTCACAACAGCAACGCCACAAGCACCGCCACATACCTATGCCCAGTCAGGTATTTATACGCCGCGCGTTTCATTGGTAGACAACAGGGGCTGTGCAGTAAAAGCAGATGGTAACTACCAGATCGTAGCAGATAAGATGACTGCCAACTTTACGGTTGATAACAGCGCTGCCTGCGGCGGCGGAAACGTCTTGTTTAAAAATACCAGTACCGCTGTTACCAACGATTCACTCCATCTGCCCTTCAGCAGCAAGTGGATTTATAGTGACGGCAGTACCTCCGTCAACACAAATGGCTCCTTTACCTATCCTGCCACAGGCACCTACCAGGTAACACTGGAAATGACAAGCAGCTATGGCTGCAAAGACAGCAAAACATTGCCGGTATTGGTTCCTGCACAACCGCAGCCCACCATCACGCCTATTCCGGAATTGTGTATTTCCGGCACTGTGCAGCTGCATGGCACTGACAACAGGAACATACCAAACACGCTGTGGAAATGGCAGCTGGGCAATGGACTGCAATACGACGTCCCCAGTCCCCCTGATGTCAATATCAATACTGTTGGTATTACGCCGGTGACGCTTACTATTACCAACGCCGACGGATCATGCCCCGGAGTGGCCAACACCAATATCGTTGTACATCCGGCTCCCAACCTCCGTCCAACACCGGCGGAAGCCACTATCTGCAAGGGCGCCTCCCTTCAGCTAGCCGCCAATACCGACCCTGCCGCCACCGTCAGCTGGACGCCATACAATATCTCCAGCGCCACCAGTAAAACACCCGTGGTAAGACCTGACCAGGATACTACCTACACCGTAAAGGCTGTCAGCGAGTTTGGCTGTAAAAACGAAGCGACTGTTTCTGTCAGGGTGATACAGCCATTCAAAATGTTTGCGCTCAATGCCAGCATCTGTTTTGGGAAAAGCATACAAATGCAGACAGGCGGCGCCTTCAGGTACCAATGGTCTCCCTCCGAAGGGCTGGACCACCCTGACATAGCCGAACCTGTTGCCAGTCCGTCCCGCACTATCACCTATCAGGTGGTAGGTTTTGACCAGGCAGGATGTTTCACCGATACCACTTTCGCCACGGTCACTGTAAACCCGCTGCCACAGGTGGACGCCGGGCCGGACGTAACTGTATCTACCGGCACTAAAGTGCCTATTACCGCCAAAGGAAGCAGCGATATCACCGGCATTACATGGCAACCGCCAGCAGGCCTGAGTTGTAACGACTGCCTCACACCTGTGGCTACCGCCAAATCATCCATTACCTATCACATCAGCGTGATGAACCAATACGGCTGTATTGCAGGAGATGATATCCACATCACCACCCTTTGCAACGGGGCCAACATCTTCATACCCAACACCTTCTCTCCTAACGGGGACGGTATGAACGATGTTTTCTATATCAGGGGGACCGGTTTACAGAGCGTACGTGTTTTCCGGATCTATAACCGCCTGGGGCAGGTGATGTTTGAACGCTTTGGCCTGGCGACTGACGACGCTTCCGCCGGATGGGACGGACGTTACAAAGGTGTCCTGCTCAATCCGGACGTATTCGTCTATTATGCGGAAGTTGTTTGTGACAACGGAGAATCTACCATTTTGAAAGGAAATATTACGCTGATCCGGTAACCAGTGTTTGGTTCAGACCACTAAAACCCTGCTCCGGCGGCTGAAAGACAGGAAATAAATCAAAAAATCATAAATTAATAAATTACATATATAATATTTTTAGTTAATTTGTGGTATGTATCCTCTGAAATACCACCAGGTTAAATGTCTGAGCATCTTATTGCTTTTGATGTTCCTCGTGCCGGGCAACTATTTGCTGGCACAGCAGGCTGATTTTTCCTATACCTCCTCACCGGCTACATTATGCAATCCGGTCACACTCACTTTTAAAAACAACAGCACAGGCAGTGCCACTGCCTACAGCTGGGATTTCGGTGACGGCAGGACATCTCATGACACCAATCCGCAGATCACCTATACGGCGCCGGGACCAAAAAAAGTAACGCTGGTAGCTACTTTTTCCAACGGGACCAGCACTTACTACCGTACCTTTGAGGTGGGAGCTACCCCACAAGTAGCTTTCAGCGCCGATGTGACCAACAGTTGCAAGCTCTATACCGCCAATTTTACAGACGCCACGCCGAACGCCATGGCCCGTACATGGGACTTTGGCGATGGCACCACGCCAGTTACCACCAGTAACGCATTTATCTCGCACGCCTATACGAAAGCCGGCAAGTACGATGTAACACTGACCGTTACCAACAACAACGGTTGCCAGGCTGTGCTGAAAAAAGCGGCCTACATCACCATCTCCCAGCCGCAAATATCCCTGGACGCCCCTGTAAGCGGTTGCGTACCTTATACTGCCACTTTCAATGCCACGTCCACCAACGACCTCAATGATCCGGTGGCCGAATGGAAATGGAACTTCGGCGACGGCGGCACTGCGACCACTACCACCGGCACTACCTCACACGCCTATGTGCAAACCGGCACCTACAATGTAACAGTGACCATCCGCACCAACGGCGGCTGTGAAATCAGTAAAACATTCGATAAACAGGTACGTACCGGCAATCCGCCATCAGACGTAAGTTTCACCGCCACACCTGCCAGCGCCTGCGTTGGCGCGCCCGTAAGACTGCTGGCCAGCGCCAAATACGCCGACAGCTATAGCTGGGATTATGGTGACGGCACCAAAGAAGAAGTATATACCAACGATATCCGTCATGGCTTTGCCACTAACGGCATTATCACGATCAATATGAAAGCCGGCAGCAATGGTTGTTATACGCCCGCAGCCCCGGTTATGGTTAACATTACCGGT
The Chitinophaga varians genome window above contains:
- a CDS encoding PKD domain-containing protein — protein: MIKTHIPLMVLLSTFLIPLAPTSALLAQSVAIITDKTSGCAPLTVNFNARLDPGYTNVEWDFSVGAKVTGNLSPSRIFTTPGTYHVTLTVQYPGTQIVKSVDINVFNNPQVSFTVDNTSGCTPLTAHFTDRSDPGQGTTIANILWNFGDGAADQGTTVTHQFTSPGTYNVISLVTNSQGCKASGNPVSITVKEIPVLSFTADQTKSCSAPFTVTFQNTTVNNTGTPISYMWDYGDGTTGTDASHTYTAEGSYTVTLIPTTPNSCATPLQKKNYIVIQQIVPGFSAQTKCPGDQVTLTSTTTPTPDNITWTLPDGSTASGFTAGFIAGAPGSYTVKMALTFGSCSREIQQTVVVDPRPVIDPIATPLRGCTAPFTTSFQAQSQFADSWQWNFGDGTTSTAKDPFHTYTSNGTFSVTLTATNSVGCATTVTRTNYINISLPALTITPSGDSGCIPYNVSFTAALNPAEAITDYQWDFGDGTTSTLANPAHTYTQQGAYTVSLRATSALGCIVTANVAFRVGTPPVIDFTASPLQSCPMEPVQFTNLSTPKGPGVTYLWIFPQDNSSSTEENPAHRFTEPGLHDIRLIVNNNGCISQLVKTQYIKIQPPKAEFTTTPDCDDFYHRKFTDQSNFGPAPAQKQWLWNFGEGGATSTLQNPDFRYTTTGKKTVTLTIFDGVCHSTTSTDIYIIDEKPVLLPDTTQICLGKSLHVGIGPVNPANIRYYLWDWGDGTVLELAGTDIDPAKGLSHTYQRSGTYVIQLTLGDSNRCKRIAPPVTITVHGAMTNFTVTGQPCKNNLLTFADQSTIDAGNSIVNWTWNFGDGSPDESSTTQPLQTTHRYTDFNAYVVTLTATDQYGCQTKTQQTVNISVIKADFTVQSGVACKNSPITFTSTSTGDIVDYAWDFGDNTTGTGANPVKTYSAPGTYNVSLKVTSRIGCTDQISKPDILQVPNPVADFTFPSIQELCPPVKVQFTNTSSGFTRSAWDFGDNSTSTQNDPGAHIYVKPGTYNVTLTVYADGNCSAVKTAPVTVEGPQGSFIATPVTGCVPLPVTMTATANKTVTYQWDFDDGIVVTTATPQAPPHTYAQSGIYTPRVSLVDNRGCAVKADGNYQIVADKMTANFTVDNSAACGGGNVLFKNTSTAVTNDSLHLPFSSKWIYSDGSTSVNTNGSFTYPATGTYQVTLEMTSSYGCKDSKTLPVLVPAQPQPTITPIPELCISGTVQLHGTDNRNIPNTLWKWQLGNGLQYDVPSPPDVNINTVGITPVTLTITNADGSCPGVANTNIVVHPAPNLRPTPAEATICKGASLQLAANTDPAATVSWTPYNISSATSKTPVVRPDQDTTYTVKAVSEFGCKNEATVSVRVIQPFKMFALNASICFGKSIQMQTGGAFRYQWSPSEGLDHPDIAEPVASPSRTITYQVVGFDQAGCFTDTTFATVTVNPLPQVDAGPDVTVSTGTKVPITAKGSSDITGITWQPPAGLSCNDCLTPVATAKSSITYHISVMNQYGCIAGDDIHITTLCNGANIFIPNTFSPNGDGMNDVFYIRGTGLQSVRVFRIYNRLGQVMFERFGLATDDASAGWDGRYKGVLLNPDVFVYYAEVVCDNGESTILKGNITLIR